One window from the genome of Anguilla rostrata isolate EN2019 chromosome 5, ASM1855537v3, whole genome shotgun sequence encodes:
- the si:ch73-109d9.3 gene encoding zinc finger protein 782 isoform X3, which yields MSRQHLKAETLQRGSRDGAQTLANMSDAILTFQVQLSAVMETVLKSAMYEITRLVEDSFLEEVARSKQEVEALRQRLQWSESRHRERESGGRARCLDCGRVGVSSEESEDPPSGTLSGAEADPPPPLSKGCAEPEWSPAVGQDTAPSSGSLLPERQSSRPHGGDACGAYESEAGQEAAARRLGLAGPQRCGPRRSDPDSQRVTWTTFKLGDSHAEAEGRGLCERVLQAGADFPQEKSQSDALANHALQPANDGPPTARPLSAQPPSAFSDAAPVKQEVEAQPGWGERAGGGIYPQPRRQGAESRAQTGGDPPTLQNRVRHHEQFPQTVTSQPKPQGCGPSGRHTQTRVTDRTAAVTHSSAAADRGVCSSYSKAFVASKNAQTHARAFAGERRLGPVHFGKSGSPLIGVRSHLRPNMERTVHSCTQCGKTFSHFSHLKAHQQTHTGERPFCCTLCGRSFTKLSNLKAHRRVHTGERPYNCTDCGKRFTQKCNLKRHQRIHTAERLFSCK from the exons GCCGAAacactgcagagaggaagtaGAGACGGCGCTCAAACGCTCGCCAACATGTCGGACGCCATCCTCACTTTCCAAGTCCAGCTCTCTGCTGTCATGGAAACGGTGCTCAAGTCGGCCATGTATGAGATCACCCGGCTGGTGGAGGACAGCTTCCTGGAGGAAGTGGCTCggagcaaacaggaagtggaggccCTGAGGCAGCGGCTGCAGTGGTCGGAGAGTCGgcacagagagcgagagagcggtgGGCGAGCGAGGTGCCTGGACTGCGGCAGAGTCGGAGTTTCCAGCGAGGAGTCAGAGGACCCACCCTCAGGAACACTGTCCG gagctgaagcagaccctcctcctcctctcagtaAGGGCTGTGCTGAGCCGGAGTGGAGCCCCGCTGTGGGACAGGACACAGCGCCCTCTTCAGGCAGCCTCCTGCCAGAGCGGCAGAGCAGCAGGCCGCACGGCGGGGACGCCTGTGGGGCGTACGAGTCGGAGGCGGGACAGGAAGCCGCCGCCCGCAGACTCGGTCTGGCTGGGCCTCAGCGCTGCGGGCCACGCCGCAGTGACCCCGACTCGCAGCGCGTCACCTGGACCACCTTTAAATTAGGGGACAGCCACGCTGAGGCGGAGGGGCGgggactgtgtgagagagtcctCCAGGCGGGGGCTGATTTCCCTCAGGAGAAGAGCCAATCGGATGCTCTGGCCAATCACGCGCTGCAGCCTGCCAATGATGGCCCGCCCACCGCTAGGCCCCTCAGCGCCCAACCCCCGAGTGCATTTTCGGACGCTGCGCCTGTGAAGCAGGAGGTGGAGGCGCAGCCTGGGtggggcgagcgggcgggggggggcatttaCCCGCAGCCCAGGCGACAGGGAGCGGAATCGCGGGCCCAAACAGGCGGAGACCCGCCCACCCTCCAGAACAGGGTGCGCCACCATGAACAGTTCCCtcagactgtgacatcacagcccaaACCTCAGGGGTGTGGCCCGTCAGGAAGACACACCCAGACCAGAGTGACTGACAGGACagcagctgtcactcacagttctgctgctgcagacagAGGCGTGTGCAGCTCGTACAGCAAGGCTTTTGTGGCCTCTAAGAACGCGCAGACGCACGCGAGGGCCTTCGCGGGGGAACGGAGGCTGGGGCCCGTACATTTTGGGAAGAGCGGCAGTCCGCTCATCGGTGTGCGGTCCCACCTGAGGCCCAACATGGAGAGGACAGTGCACAGCTGCACGCAGTGTGGGAAGACCTTCTCCCATTTCTCTCACCTGAAGGCACACCAGCAGACTCACACGGGCGAGCGGCCATTTTGCTGCACGCTGTGTGGGCGGAGCTTCACCAAGCTGAGCAACCTGAAAGCACACCGCAGGGTTCACACCGGAGAGAGGCCCTATAACTGCACGGACTGCGGGAAAAGGTTCACACAGAAGTGCAACCTGAAACGGCACCAGAGAATTCACACTGCTGAGAGGCTGTTCAGCTGCAAGTAG
- the si:ch73-109d9.3 gene encoding zinc finger protein 782 isoform X1, translating into MSRQHLKAETLQRGSRDGAQTLANMSDAILTFQVQLSAVMETVLKSAMYEITRLVEDSFLEEVARSKQEVEALRQRLQWSESRHRERESGGRARCLDCGRVGVSSEESEDPPSGTLSGVEEGRGLKQEKALEGSWSSCSVGGSNPGPLSALEEEATPSPVRELDTSSTAPSDLDRDRPDSLLKEEVEELRDITGGDDIQGTWLPCAEGEGLLGAEADPPPPLSKGCAEPEWSPAVGQDTAPSSGSLLPERQSSRPHGGDACGAYESEAGQEAAARRLGLAGPQRCGPRRSDPDSQRVTWTTFKLGDSHAEAEGRGLCERVLQAGADFPQEKSQSDALANHALQPANDGPPTARPLSAQPPSAFSDAAPVKQEVEAQPGWGERAGGGIYPQPRRQGAESRAQTGGDPPTLQNRVRHHEQFPQTVTSQPKPQGCGPSGRHTQTRVTDRTAAVTHSSAAADRGVCSSYSKAFVASKNAQTHARAFAGERRLGPVHFGKSGSPLIGVRSHLRPNMERTVHSCTQCGKTFSHFSHLKAHQQTHTGERPFCCTLCGRSFTKLSNLKAHRRVHTGERPYNCTDCGKRFTQKCNLKRHQRIHTAERLFSCK; encoded by the exons GCCGAAacactgcagagaggaagtaGAGACGGCGCTCAAACGCTCGCCAACATGTCGGACGCCATCCTCACTTTCCAAGTCCAGCTCTCTGCTGTCATGGAAACGGTGCTCAAGTCGGCCATGTATGAGATCACCCGGCTGGTGGAGGACAGCTTCCTGGAGGAAGTGGCTCggagcaaacaggaagtggaggccCTGAGGCAGCGGCTGCAGTGGTCGGAGAGTCGgcacagagagcgagagagcggtgGGCGAGCGAGGTGCCTGGACTGCGGCAGAGTCGGAGTTTCCAGCGAGGAGTCAGAGGACCCACCCTCAGGAACACTGTCCG GTGTTGAGGAGGGGCGTGGTCTGAAGCAGGAGAAGGCTCTGGAagggagctggagcagctgctcGGTGGGAGGGTCGAACCCTGGACCCCTGAGTGCCCTGGAAGAGGAGGCCACACCCAGCCCCGTCCGAGAGCTGGACACAAGTAGTACAGCG CCCTCAGATTTGGACAGAGACCGGCCAGACTCCCTCctgaaggaggaggtggaggagctgcGTGACATAACAGGCGGGGATGATATCCAGGGAACATGGCTGCCGTGTGCCGAGGGAGAGGGCCTTTTAG gagctgaagcagaccctcctcctcctctcagtaAGGGCTGTGCTGAGCCGGAGTGGAGCCCCGCTGTGGGACAGGACACAGCGCCCTCTTCAGGCAGCCTCCTGCCAGAGCGGCAGAGCAGCAGGCCGCACGGCGGGGACGCCTGTGGGGCGTACGAGTCGGAGGCGGGACAGGAAGCCGCCGCCCGCAGACTCGGTCTGGCTGGGCCTCAGCGCTGCGGGCCACGCCGCAGTGACCCCGACTCGCAGCGCGTCACCTGGACCACCTTTAAATTAGGGGACAGCCACGCTGAGGCGGAGGGGCGgggactgtgtgagagagtcctCCAGGCGGGGGCTGATTTCCCTCAGGAGAAGAGCCAATCGGATGCTCTGGCCAATCACGCGCTGCAGCCTGCCAATGATGGCCCGCCCACCGCTAGGCCCCTCAGCGCCCAACCCCCGAGTGCATTTTCGGACGCTGCGCCTGTGAAGCAGGAGGTGGAGGCGCAGCCTGGGtggggcgagcgggcgggggggggcatttaCCCGCAGCCCAGGCGACAGGGAGCGGAATCGCGGGCCCAAACAGGCGGAGACCCGCCCACCCTCCAGAACAGGGTGCGCCACCATGAACAGTTCCCtcagactgtgacatcacagcccaaACCTCAGGGGTGTGGCCCGTCAGGAAGACACACCCAGACCAGAGTGACTGACAGGACagcagctgtcactcacagttctgctgctgcagacagAGGCGTGTGCAGCTCGTACAGCAAGGCTTTTGTGGCCTCTAAGAACGCGCAGACGCACGCGAGGGCCTTCGCGGGGGAACGGAGGCTGGGGCCCGTACATTTTGGGAAGAGCGGCAGTCCGCTCATCGGTGTGCGGTCCCACCTGAGGCCCAACATGGAGAGGACAGTGCACAGCTGCACGCAGTGTGGGAAGACCTTCTCCCATTTCTCTCACCTGAAGGCACACCAGCAGACTCACACGGGCGAGCGGCCATTTTGCTGCACGCTGTGTGGGCGGAGCTTCACCAAGCTGAGCAACCTGAAAGCACACCGCAGGGTTCACACCGGAGAGAGGCCCTATAACTGCACGGACTGCGGGAAAAGGTTCACACAGAAGTGCAACCTGAAACGGCACCAGAGAATTCACACTGCTGAGAGGCTGTTCAGCTGCAAGTAG
- the si:ch73-109d9.3 gene encoding zinc finger protein 782 isoform X2, which translates to MSDAILTFQVQLSAVMETVLKSAMYEITRLVEDSFLEEVARSKQEVEALRQRLQWSESRHRERESGGRARCLDCGRVGVSSEESEDPPSGTLSGVEEGRGLKQEKALEGSWSSCSVGGSNPGPLSALEEEATPSPVRELDTSSTAPSDLDRDRPDSLLKEEVEELRDITGGDDIQGTWLPCAEGEGLLGAEADPPPPLSKGCAEPEWSPAVGQDTAPSSGSLLPERQSSRPHGGDACGAYESEAGQEAAARRLGLAGPQRCGPRRSDPDSQRVTWTTFKLGDSHAEAEGRGLCERVLQAGADFPQEKSQSDALANHALQPANDGPPTARPLSAQPPSAFSDAAPVKQEVEAQPGWGERAGGGIYPQPRRQGAESRAQTGGDPPTLQNRVRHHEQFPQTVTSQPKPQGCGPSGRHTQTRVTDRTAAVTHSSAAADRGVCSSYSKAFVASKNAQTHARAFAGERRLGPVHFGKSGSPLIGVRSHLRPNMERTVHSCTQCGKTFSHFSHLKAHQQTHTGERPFCCTLCGRSFTKLSNLKAHRRVHTGERPYNCTDCGKRFTQKCNLKRHQRIHTAERLFSCK; encoded by the exons ATGTCGGACGCCATCCTCACTTTCCAAGTCCAGCTCTCTGCTGTCATGGAAACGGTGCTCAAGTCGGCCATGTATGAGATCACCCGGCTGGTGGAGGACAGCTTCCTGGAGGAAGTGGCTCggagcaaacaggaagtggaggccCTGAGGCAGCGGCTGCAGTGGTCGGAGAGTCGgcacagagagcgagagagcggtgGGCGAGCGAGGTGCCTGGACTGCGGCAGAGTCGGAGTTTCCAGCGAGGAGTCAGAGGACCCACCCTCAGGAACACTGTCCG GTGTTGAGGAGGGGCGTGGTCTGAAGCAGGAGAAGGCTCTGGAagggagctggagcagctgctcGGTGGGAGGGTCGAACCCTGGACCCCTGAGTGCCCTGGAAGAGGAGGCCACACCCAGCCCCGTCCGAGAGCTGGACACAAGTAGTACAGCG CCCTCAGATTTGGACAGAGACCGGCCAGACTCCCTCctgaaggaggaggtggaggagctgcGTGACATAACAGGCGGGGATGATATCCAGGGAACATGGCTGCCGTGTGCCGAGGGAGAGGGCCTTTTAG gagctgaagcagaccctcctcctcctctcagtaAGGGCTGTGCTGAGCCGGAGTGGAGCCCCGCTGTGGGACAGGACACAGCGCCCTCTTCAGGCAGCCTCCTGCCAGAGCGGCAGAGCAGCAGGCCGCACGGCGGGGACGCCTGTGGGGCGTACGAGTCGGAGGCGGGACAGGAAGCCGCCGCCCGCAGACTCGGTCTGGCTGGGCCTCAGCGCTGCGGGCCACGCCGCAGTGACCCCGACTCGCAGCGCGTCACCTGGACCACCTTTAAATTAGGGGACAGCCACGCTGAGGCGGAGGGGCGgggactgtgtgagagagtcctCCAGGCGGGGGCTGATTTCCCTCAGGAGAAGAGCCAATCGGATGCTCTGGCCAATCACGCGCTGCAGCCTGCCAATGATGGCCCGCCCACCGCTAGGCCCCTCAGCGCCCAACCCCCGAGTGCATTTTCGGACGCTGCGCCTGTGAAGCAGGAGGTGGAGGCGCAGCCTGGGtggggcgagcgggcgggggggggcatttaCCCGCAGCCCAGGCGACAGGGAGCGGAATCGCGGGCCCAAACAGGCGGAGACCCGCCCACCCTCCAGAACAGGGTGCGCCACCATGAACAGTTCCCtcagactgtgacatcacagcccaaACCTCAGGGGTGTGGCCCGTCAGGAAGACACACCCAGACCAGAGTGACTGACAGGACagcagctgtcactcacagttctgctgctgcagacagAGGCGTGTGCAGCTCGTACAGCAAGGCTTTTGTGGCCTCTAAGAACGCGCAGACGCACGCGAGGGCCTTCGCGGGGGAACGGAGGCTGGGGCCCGTACATTTTGGGAAGAGCGGCAGTCCGCTCATCGGTGTGCGGTCCCACCTGAGGCCCAACATGGAGAGGACAGTGCACAGCTGCACGCAGTGTGGGAAGACCTTCTCCCATTTCTCTCACCTGAAGGCACACCAGCAGACTCACACGGGCGAGCGGCCATTTTGCTGCACGCTGTGTGGGCGGAGCTTCACCAAGCTGAGCAACCTGAAAGCACACCGCAGGGTTCACACCGGAGAGAGGCCCTATAACTGCACGGACTGCGGGAAAAGGTTCACACAGAAGTGCAACCTGAAACGGCACCAGAGAATTCACACTGCTGAGAGGCTGTTCAGCTGCAAGTAG
- the LOC135255968 gene encoding uncharacterized protein LOC135255968 isoform X2 gives MSDAILTFQVQLSAVMETVLKSAMYEITRLVEDSFLEEVAQSKQEVEALRQRLQWSENRRRERESGRRARCLDCGRVGVSSEESEDPPSGTLSGAEADPPPPLSKGCAEPEWSPAVGQDTAPSSGSLLPERQSSRPRSGEACGAYESEAGQEGAARRLGLAGPQRCGPRRSDPDSQRVTWTTFKLGDSHAEAEGLDPPYAAAAEPASPQAHRDPQPRPAEEGAGNSASPLQYLNVKSEALLIKEEAEVQPVCSEELRWDVAHRESWDRGDLQVEHTAHSPPPQGAVTSLQCFPEKLESLALHFPPQQQEAAETSSEVDLRQISAQVHQLTATNLRAKRGKTKSTDGQREFSNVARKVLTQFQVWQNPCYSKNIDWNPLTAKIISALPQLRGRETEVVDRCTKMLKNRREYLRRTGQVTPPKHLIAGAPPPKAAPNHMLSSRTR, from the exons ATGTCGGACGCCATCCTCACTTTCCAAGTCCAGCTCTCTGCTGTCATGGAAACGGTGCTCAAGTCAGCCATGTATGAGATCACCCGGCTGGTGGAGGACAGCTTCCTAGAGGAAGTGGCTCagagcaaacaggaagtggaggccCTGAGGCAGCGGCTGCAGTGGTCGGAGAACCGgcgcagagagcgagagagcggcaGGCGAGCGAGGTGCCTGGACTGCGGCAGAGTCGGAGTTTCCAGCGAGGAGTCAGAGGACCCACCCTCAGGAACACTGTCCG gagctgaagcagaccctcctcctcctctcagtaAGGGCTGTGCTGAGCCGGAGTGGAGCCCCGCTGTGGGACAGGACACAGCGCCCTCTTCAGGCAGCCTCCTGCCAGAGCGGCAGAGCAGCAGGCCGCGCAGCGGGGAGGCCTGTGGGGCGTACGAGTCGGAGGCGGGACAGGAAGGCGCCGCCCGCAGACTCGGTCTGGCTGGGCCTCAGCGCTGCGGGCCACGCCGCAGTGACCCCGACTCGCAGCGCGTCACCTGGACCACCTTTAAATTAGGGGACAGCCACGCTGAGGCGGAGGGGCTGGACCCCCCGTACGCTGCAGCGGCAGAGCCAGCCAGTCCGCAGGCTCACAGGGacccgcagccccgccccgctgaggagggggcggggaacaGCGCCTCCCCTCTGCAGTACCTTAATGTGAAATCGGAGGCGCTGCTCATTAAAGAGGAGGCGGAGGTGCAGCCCGTGTGCAGTGAGGAGCTCAGATGGGACGTAGCTCACAGGGAGTCCTGGGACAGAGGAGACCTGCAGGTAGAGCACACGGCCCACTCGCCCCCCCCACAGGgcgcagtgacatcactgcagtgcTTTCCAGAGAAGCTGGAGAGCCTGGCTCTGCACTTCCCTCCCCAGCAGCAGGAGGCAGCAGAAACCAGCTCTGAAGTGGATCTGAGACAGATCAGCGCACAG GTGCATCAGTTAACAGCCACAAACTTACGAgcaaaaagaggaaaaaccaAGTCGACGGACGGGCAGAGAGAGTTCAGT AATGTGGCCAGAAAGGTACTTACACAATTCCAGGTTTGGCAGAACCCCTGCTACAGCAAAAATATTGACTGGAACCCACTAACAGCCAAG ATCATTTCTGCGTTACCCCAGCTACGCGGTCGGGAAACGGAGGTGGTCGACCGCTGCACCAAGATGCTTAAGAACCGCAGGGAATATCTGCGCAGGACTGGCCAG
- the LOC135255968 gene encoding zinc finger protein 45-like isoform X1: protein MSDAILTFQVQLSAVMETVLKSAMYEITRLVEDSFLEEVAQSKQEVEALRQRLQWSENRRRERESGRRARCLDCGRVGVSSEESEDPPSGTLSGAEADPPPPLSKGCAEPEWSPAVGQDTAPSSGSLLPERQSSRPRSGEACGAYESEAGQEGAARRLGLAGPQRCGPRRSDPDSQRVTWTTFKLGDSHAEAEGLDPPYAAAAEPASPQAHRDPQPRPAEEGAGNSASPLQYLNVKSEALLIKEEAEVQPVCSEELRWDVAHRESWDRGDLQVEHTAHSPPPQGAVTSLQCFPEKLESLALHFPPQQQEAAETSSEVDLRQISAQVHLEAVDRSRGASWDCDSLMVSKNIQGRQRGFTGDKAFSCVECGKSFTQLKNLQAHLKYHAGERPHRCSQCGKSFLYQSRLKVHLLSHTGERPFSCTYCEKSFLSLYDLKVHQRNHTGEKPYRCSQCGKGFTRLSILKEHGIIHSKEKSFGCTLCGKRFTRPSNLKAHLRRHVVEKQHSCTLCGKSFLYLCRLKKHLKKVHWTDTTASM, encoded by the exons ATGTCGGACGCCATCCTCACTTTCCAAGTCCAGCTCTCTGCTGTCATGGAAACGGTGCTCAAGTCAGCCATGTATGAGATCACCCGGCTGGTGGAGGACAGCTTCCTAGAGGAAGTGGCTCagagcaaacaggaagtggaggccCTGAGGCAGCGGCTGCAGTGGTCGGAGAACCGgcgcagagagcgagagagcggcaGGCGAGCGAGGTGCCTGGACTGCGGCAGAGTCGGAGTTTCCAGCGAGGAGTCAGAGGACCCACCCTCAGGAACACTGTCCG gagctgaagcagaccctcctcctcctctcagtaAGGGCTGTGCTGAGCCGGAGTGGAGCCCCGCTGTGGGACAGGACACAGCGCCCTCTTCAGGCAGCCTCCTGCCAGAGCGGCAGAGCAGCAGGCCGCGCAGCGGGGAGGCCTGTGGGGCGTACGAGTCGGAGGCGGGACAGGAAGGCGCCGCCCGCAGACTCGGTCTGGCTGGGCCTCAGCGCTGCGGGCCACGCCGCAGTGACCCCGACTCGCAGCGCGTCACCTGGACCACCTTTAAATTAGGGGACAGCCACGCTGAGGCGGAGGGGCTGGACCCCCCGTACGCTGCAGCGGCAGAGCCAGCCAGTCCGCAGGCTCACAGGGacccgcagccccgccccgctgaggagggggcggggaacaGCGCCTCCCCTCTGCAGTACCTTAATGTGAAATCGGAGGCGCTGCTCATTAAAGAGGAGGCGGAGGTGCAGCCCGTGTGCAGTGAGGAGCTCAGATGGGACGTAGCTCACAGGGAGTCCTGGGACAGAGGAGACCTGCAGGTAGAGCACACGGCCCACTCGCCCCCCCCACAGGgcgcagtgacatcactgcagtgcTTTCCAGAGAAGCTGGAGAGCCTGGCTCTGCACTTCCCTCCCCAGCAGCAGGAGGCAGCAGAAACCAGCTCTGAAGTGGATCTGAGACAGATCAGCGCACAGGTGCATTTAGAGGCTGTAGACAGGAGCAgaggtgcatcatgggattgTGACTCATTAATggtgtcaaaaaatattcaaggCCGTCAGAGGGGTTTCACGGGGGATAAAGCATTCAGTTGTGTTGagtgtgggaagagtttcaCCCAGTTAAAGAACCTCCAAGCTCACCTGAAATACCATGCAGGAGAGAGACCGCACAGATGCAGCCAGTGTGGGAAAAGCTTCCTCTATCAGAGTCGGCTTAAGGTTCATCTGCTGAGCCACACTGGGGAGAGGCCATTTAGCTGCACTTACTGTGAAAAaagcttcctgtctctctatGACCTCAAAGTGCATCAGCGCAACCACACGGGAGAGAAACCGTACCGCTGCTCGCAGTGCGGGAAAGGTTTCACGCGGCTGAGCATCCTTAAGGAACACGGGATCATTCACTCCAAAGAGAAATCGTTCGGCTGCACGCTGTGTGGGAAGAGGTTCACTCGGCCCAGTAATCTTAAGGCTCACTTGAGACGCCACGTAGTggagaaacagcacagctgcacactGTGCGGAAAGAGCTTTCTCTATTTGTGCCGCCTTAAAAAGCACCTTAAAAAAGTCCACTGGACAGACACTACTGCTAGCATGTAG